GCGCCGCCCGCGCCATTCCCCGACTTCAGCAGAAGGCCCCCGCGACGATGCCCGCCGCGGTGGCGACCTGAGTTCACGCTTCACTTCACCTTGGAGAACCCCATGCGCAAGCGCAGCCGTCTGGCGACTGCATCCACCACGTCCCTCATGTTCCTCGCCGCCTCGCTGACGGCGTGTGGCTCGTCCGACCCGGACCCCACGCCGACGCCGGACGAGACGCAGACGGGGCCCATGTACAGCCTGGCGACGTCCGTCTTCGGCGAGTCCGGGTCGGCCACCTACGTGAGTGTGTTCAACTCGCTGGACGTGCGCAGCCTCGACCTGGAGCAGGCGAGCGAGCACTCCGGCTTCGCGACGATTGGCGCGGTGGACGGGAAGCTCTTCGTCGGCGCGGGCGAGGCGCCCGAGCTCACCCGCTACACGGTGTTCGACAGCGGCCGCTTCCAGGAGGCGGGGAAGATCAGCTTCGCCAGCTACGGCCTGGCGACGGCGCCGCTGTACCACAACCACTTCGTGGACGGGACGTCGGCGTACATGCAGTTGGAGGAGTCGCGGCGCATCGTCTGGAACCCCGAGGCGATGACCATCTCCGGCCCCGTCGCGTCGCCGGGACTGGCGGCGGAGCGTGACGGCCTGGTGGTGAAGGCCAGCTTCGACCGCGGCGTGGCGGCGCGGGATGGCTTCTCGTTCCAGCCCTTCTACTGGACGGACGGCAGCTACTACCGCTTCCTGCCCAGCTCGCAGATCGCCGTCTACTCCCACGCGGATGACAGCCTGGTGGAGCTGCTCGAGGCGCCGTGCCCCGGCCTGGACGTGGCCACGAAGGACGAGGCGGGGAACATCTACTTCAGCAACTGGGTGTTCAGCGCGGGCGCGCCCGTGGTGGACGACACGGCGCCGGAGACCTGCGCGGTGCGCATCCGGGCGGGGCAGCGCGCCATCGATGCGGACTGGACGCGCTCGCTGGCGTCCATGGTGGGCGGGCGCCAGACGGCCGCGTTCCGCTACCTGAGCAACAACGTGGGCGTGGTGGCGGCCTTCCACGACGACAGCCCGACGCTGAGCTCCTCGCCGACGGCGGCCGACGTCACCAACGGCACGCACTGGAAGCTGTGGCAGGTCAACCTGGAGACGGGCGAGGGCGCGCCCATCGAGGGCCTGGACTGGATTGCCGGTGGCTACTACGCCTTCACCATCGAGGGCCGGACCTTCCTGCTGCTGCCCACGGCGGACTACGCGTCGACGGCCGTGTGGGAGCTGAACGGCAACGGCGCCGCGGTGAAGCGCTTCGACACGCTGGGCTGGGCCTATCAGTTCGTGAAGGTGCGCTGAGTTCCCGCCGCACCTGGAGCCGCCCGCGCATGCTGGCGCGGGCGGCGCCGGGCGGCCTCAGTACTCCACGGTGGCCTTGAGCCACCCCGAGCGGCCCGGCCGCTGCACCCCGAAGAAGTCGAACAGCCGCGCGTTGGTGACGTTGTCGAGCTCGGTGCTGAGGCCCAGGGAGAAGCCCTGGAGCCGGACCCGGTAGCCCACGCCCGCCGCCTGCGCGAACTGGTTGTCGATGGTCTCCTTGGTTCCCACCGCGCCCAGGCCTCCCCAGTTGCGGAAGAAGCCGTGGACGTAGCGCGCGGTCCAGAAGGGCGACAGCTCGTCCTCCGCCGTGGCCACGCCCCGCAGCGACAGGCGCGCCGTGGCGTTGAGGAAGAACCAGGGCCGGTTGGGCAGCCGCTGGTTTTCGAACGCGCCGAAGGTCCCCTGGCCGGACGTGTTGCGGATGTCCTGGAACGTGGCGTTCGCGTCCAGGTGGAACCAGCCCGCAGGTGAGCTCCAGCCCGCCGCGCCCTCGATGCCCAGCGCCCGCGCGCCGTACACGTTCTGGTACCTCCAGTCGCGGTCTCTTCCGGAGAGCAGGATGAGGTCCTGCGCGAGCCGGGCGAAGCCGGTCAGCTCGCCCCGGAACACGCCGAGCCCCGTGCGCAGCGGCGCCGTGGCGAGGCCCGCGTTCACGTTGTGGCTGGTCTCCGGCGCCAGGTCGAGGTTCTCCCGGACGAGGACGCCGTTGCCGAACAGCTCGTCCATCCGAGGCAGCCGCGTGGCGCGCTCGTAGCTGACTTTCAGGTAGACGGGCTCGGCCACGCGCAGCCGCAGGGCCGCGCCGCCGCCCAACTGGTTCAGGGTGCGGTCCTTGCTCTGCCACTGCCGGGTGGGCAGCAGTTGCTGCGCCCGGGCCGCGTAGAGGTAGTCCTTGGCGAAGACAATCAGCTCCACCGCGTCGTTGAAGGCGTTGAGCTGGTACTCCAGTCCGGTGACGGCGGTGAGGATGTTCCGGTCCGCGGAGAGCGGGTCCACGTCACTGGGGCTGGCGAGCCGCCGCTGCTCACCGGTGCGCCGCGTGAGCGTGGGCGCGATGGCGAGCCGGAGCGTCTGGGCCGGGCTCAGGGCCCAGCTCGCGTTGGCGCGGCCATAGAAGGACTGTTGCCAGAGCGTCTGGTCGGTGGCGTCGCCGCCCAGCTCGCCCGGCTGCGTGCGCTCCCGCACCCGGTTGCCGAACCAGTCGTAGACCCACTGGGATGTGTCCTGGAAGTCGGTGGCCTGCCACGCGTAGCCCGCCAGCGCGTCCACGCGCACCGTGTCGCCAAGGGCCTTCTCGTAGAGGAGCTGGGTGCCGAGCGCGGTGGCGCCATAGCGCGCTTCTCCGAACGGGCCGCCGCTCATCACCAGGTTGTGCTGCAAGTCCTTGTCGTAGCCGGAGCCGAAGGCGCGCAGGGTGACGCGGTCCGCCCAGCCGAGCTGCTCGAAGCCCGCCTCGAGCCCGCCGCCCAGCGCCTGGTAGCCATCATGGAAGCGGCTGACGGTGGCGGGGCGAATCTGCCCGGTGTCATCGGCGGTCTGCACGTCCACGCGGTAGTCGTTCCGGGTGGTGTCCGCGAAGAGGTGGGCCCGGGCGAAGAAGCCGCCCGACGAAGGCCGGTAGCTGCCACCCAGCGTCAGCCGGTACGTCCCGAAGGCGCCGCCCTGGAGCGACGCGGCGCCATGGACGCCGTCCTGGATGGGCGCGGAGGTGAGATTCACCGCGCCGCCCAGCGCGTCCGCGCCGAAGCGCGCGGGCACCACGCCCCGGTAGATTTGAATCGAGTCGACCAGGTTCACCGGCACGTTGGCGAAGCCGAACGGGTAGCCGGAGAGGTCGAGCGGCACGCCGTCCAGGAAGAAGCGAATCTGGTCGTCGGTGAGGCCGTTGAGCGAGAAGCGGATGGTGCTGCCCAGACCGCCGCTGCGGCGCACCTCCACGCCCTCCTGGGCCGCCAGCACCTGCCCCATGTCCGCCGAGCGGGCGCGGGCGCGCGTGGTGCTGACGACGCGCACGGCCTCCGCCGACTGCCGCATCCGCTCCGCCTCCGAGCGGCCGGACACCGTGGTCTCCATCGTCTTCGTGTCAGGAGGGGCCGACTCCGCCGGGGCTGCTTCCTCCGGAGGCGGTTCGGCGACGGGCTCGGGCTCCGGGGGGGCCTCGTCCGCGCCCAGCCGGAAGGCGTGGAGCAGCTCAATCTGGCAGGCGACCGCTTCTCCGCCGACGCGGGCGGGCTCGAAGCGGAAGTCGAACGCGGCGGTGCGAATCGCCGCGTCGAAGGCCTCGCCCGCCGACTGGACGACGTCCGCCTCCGTCACCACGCCGTGCTCGTCGATGGTCAGCCGCAGCACCACGTCCGCTTCACGCCCCGCGGCCAGCTCCACCTCCGGATAGGGCACGGTGACGCTGTCGATGCGACTGGGCGGCTGGACCTGCGCGGGCGCGGTTTCAGAAGGAGGGGGCGGCGCCGCGGATGCCGGCTCCGCGGGGGCCGCCGAGAGCAGCAGGGCGAACGAGGTGAATGCCGAGAACATCCGCAATCCAGTTTTTGGTTTTGCTTCGCAGTCTCAACTGTGGCGCGGGCCGTATATCGAGGATTGCGAAGGGCGGGTCAAGGCAGGGGCCCGTGCCTGCACGGCGCGTCATGCACGGAGAGTGGGTCTGGATTGACAGCGTGTCTCATGATTCGTTAATCGAGTAAAAGCTGTATCTTGAGAAAGACTCGGTATCGGAGACTGCGGTCATGAAGCTGGGATTCCAGAAGCTGTTCCGCGCCGCGGTGTGGTGGGTGGCGGTGGCTGTCGCGCTGCCCGCGAGCGCGCCGGCCCAGCCGCTGACGGGCGTCTACCGCGGTGAAATCTACAACGTGCCCCACCTCGTCAACGCGTACTCCGCGTGGCTCGGGCACGACGTGCCCATGGGGCAGGGGCACCAGCCGAAGGACTCCTGGGCCAACATCGAGAACCCGTCCTGGCAGCTCAACGCCTGGGGCACGTGGGTGAAGGCGAAGGCGGGCCGCCGGCTCAACTACTCCGTGTCCATGTTCCCCTCCGGGCAGGGCTCGCTGTCGCAGTGCGCGACGGGGGCCTACGACTTCCGGTTCCGGAACCTGGCCAACAACCTGGCCAACGCGGGGCTTCAGCGCAGCATCATCCGCCCGGGCTGGGAGTTCAGCGGGAGCTGGATGCCCTGGTACTCCGGCAACGGCCAGCAGGCGAACTTCGCCGCGTGCTTCCGCCGCATCGTGACGGCCATGCGCACCGCGCAGCCCAACGCGGGCTTCGAGTTCGACTGGAACCCGAACTACGACATCTCCGCCAGCGACCTGGCGGCGACGTACCCGGGTGACGCGTACGTCGACTACATCGGCTTCGACCTCTACGACCAGGGGTGGAACGGCCGCTATCCCATCCCTTCCGGGTGCACGGGGACGTGTCAGCAGAACCGGTGGCAGCAGAACTGGGACATCCAGTTCGCGCCGGCGCTGGCGAAGTTCCGCAACTTCGCGGCGCCCCGTGGCAAGCGGCTGTCCGTGCCGGAGTGGGGTGTGAATGACGCGGCCACCATGGGCGGCGGCGACAACACCTACTTCGTGCAGCAGATGCTGTCGTTCATCTTCGATCCGGCCAACAACGTCGGCTACCACTCCTACTTCGACTACCAGGCGCCGGACGGGCTGCACCAGTTGTCCAACGTGGACAACGCCGGGGGCCACACGTTCCAGACGCAGTTCCCGAACGCGGCCGCGCTGTTCAGGAACTTCTACGCCAACCTCCCGACGGCGGGCACGCTCAGCACCTCCAGGGCCACGGTGACGCCGTCCACGGTGACGCGGGGGCAGGGCTTCCAGGTCTCCGGTTCAGTGACGTCGCCCACGGCGCAGACGCTAATCGTGAAGTACGAGATTCGCACCGCGGCTTCGCCCTTCACGCTGGTGGCCGAGCAGTTCTTCAGCCAGGCCTTCACCGCGGGCCAGACGCGCACCTTCACGCCGGCGCTGGTGATTCCCACCTCGCGCCCGGCCGGGACGTACCGCGTGGACACGCTCGTCTACACGTCCAACTGGTCTCAGACGCTGCTGTACCGCAACGACACCACCTTCACCGCGAACTGAGTGACGCGCGGCGCGGCCCTTCTTCACGTGGGAGGGCCGCGTCCGCTTCAGTGCCGTACCCGGCGGGCTGCCTCATCGAACGGGGGTGAGGCAGCCTGAACCTTCCGGGACGCTCAGGCCCGTTCCACGCGGATGCGCGCGGGCAGGCCGTTGATGCTGACTTCCTCTTCCTGGCCGGTGAGGCCCTCGGGGCCCACGAGGATGCTGGAGGCCAGCGTCTCCCGGGCAATCAGCTCCCGCGCCTCGTCCGTGACGCGCTTCACCCGCGCGTCGCCGTCCACCCAGACCTGGATGCGGTCGGTGTAGCCCAGCTCCATGTCCTTGCGCGCGCCCTGCACGCGGGCGAGCAACTCGCGCACCAGGCCCTCGTCCACCAGCGACTCGGTCAGCTCGGTGTGGAGCACCACCACGCCCACGCCCATGCCCGCGGCGGCGTAGCCGGGGTTGGCCTCCACCAGCGTCTCCAGCTCCTCGCCGGTGAACACCAGGTCCTCGCCCGCCACCGTCAGGGCCACGCGGCCCGTCTGGAGCAGCTCGCGGTGCAGCGCCGCGCCGTCCCCGGTGTCGAACGCCTTGCGCACCGGCGCCAGCTTGGGCCCCAGCCGCCCGCCCACCGCGCGCAGGTTGGGGCGCACGCGGAAGCGCACCACGTTGGCCTCGTCGCTGCCCGGCTCCACGAAGCGCACCTCGTGGACGTTGAGCTCGTCGGCAATCAGGTCGCGGTACACCGCCACGCGCTCCGTCAGCTCCTTGCGCGCGAGGATGACGTCCGCGCGCGCCAGCGGCTGGCGCACCTTGAGCCGGTTGTCCGTGCGCACCTTGAGGCCCAGGGACACCAAATCCCGCACCGCGCCCATCTCCGCCGCGAGCCCCTCGTCGATGAGGGCCGCGTTCACCGTGGGGAAGCCCGCCAGGTGCACGCTCTCCGGCTGCGTGGTGGGCCAGGGCTTGCGCACCAGGTTGCCCCACATGTCGTCGGTGAAGAAGGGGATGAAGGGCGCCGCCAGCGCGGTGATGGTGGTGAGGGCCTCGTAGAGCGTGAAGTACGCGTCCTGCTTGTCCTGCTCGAAGCCGGGCGCCCAGAAGCGCGAGCGGCTGCGGCGCAGGTACCAGTTGGACAGCGCGTCCACGAGCGCGACCATGCGCTGGGCCGCGTCGTACACCTGGTAGGTCTCCAGCGCGCGGGTGACGTCGCGCAGGGTGAGGTGGACCTCGGAGAGAATCCACCGGTCCAGCACCGGCCGCGCCTTCACCTCGCGCCAGCCCTGGCTGCGGCGGACGGCCTCCCACGGCGCGTCGGTGGCGTCGGCGTTGCCCGCGGCGGGGTTGAAGCCGTCGATGTTCGCGTAGATGGTGAAGAACGAATAGACGTTGCGCAGCTTGACCTGGAAGTCCTTCTGCAACAGCCGCACGTTGCCCAGCGAGTGGCGCGTGTTCGACCAGGTGGGGCTCGCCGCGTAGAAAAACCAGCGGAACGCGTCCGCGCCCGGAGCCTTGGCGGCCGGGTCCTTCACCACCACGCGCTCGGAAGGCGCCAGCCGGGGGACCTCCACCGGCATGACGTTGGCGCCGCGCGCGGAGGGGGCCACGCCCAGCGTCTGGAGCTCGGCGGGGGCCAGCAGCACCACGCGGCGCTTGAGCTTCTTGTGGACCTTCACCGTGGCGGTGACGGAGACCTCCGGCCGGTCCGGGCGGAAGAGCTGCACCTTGGCGCCCTCCTGGATGTCCAGGCCCTCCAGGTCCTCCCGCGCGATGAGCGCCACGCCGGGCTCACCGGGCACGCCGGCCTCCGCGGCCGTGAGGACGGCGAAGTCCATGCGCACCTCGTCCAGGATGATTTCCGGCGGGGTGTAGTTGCCCTTGGACTTGGACTCCTTGCGGCCCTCCTTGTCGGAGACGTGGCCCAGCACGATGCAGCTCTTGTACGGCCGAGGCCAGTTCCGCTGCGGCGTCAGGCCGATGCGCGCCTGCGTCTCCTCGTCGAAGAGGAGCGTGCTCACCATCAGCAGCGAGTAGAACCAGCCGCGCGTCTGGTCGATGGCCTCGGAGATGAAGTCCGCGGGGAAGGCGCGGTTGAAAATCTCCTGCGAGCCCGGCGCGTGTGGGAAGCCCCACTGCGCGAAGGGCATGCAGCCGGAGTCGAACCACACGTCCACGACTTCGGGCACGCGCTGGAAGCGGCCGGAGCTGCCGGGCTTCTCGAAGGTGATTTTGTCGACCCACGGCTTGTGGACGATGAGGTGCTGGGCGTTGGCCTCGTGCGGCTTGCCGGCGAGGAAGGCGTTCAGCTCCGCCTCGACCTCGGCCACGTTGTTGCCCGGCTTCTCGCGCAGCGCCTGGAGCGAGGGCACGGCTTCGACCTCGCCCGTCTCCGAGTGAATCCACAGCGGCAGCGGCGTGCCCCAGTAGCGTTCGCGCGACAGGGCCCAGTCCACGTTGTTGGCCAGGAAGTCGCCGAAGCGACCTTCCTTGATGTGCTCGGGCACCCAGTTGACGGCGCGGTTGTTGGCGATGGCCTGGTCCTTCACCGACGTGGTGCGGATGTACCAGGCGGGCCGCGCGAACTGGATGAGCGGGTCGTCATCCGCGCGCCAGCAGAACGGGTACTCGTGCTTGTACTGCTCGGTGAAGAGAACCAGCCCGCGCTCCTTGAGGTGGCGCTGGATGTCCTTGTCCGCTTCCTTCACGAAGCGGCCCGCGACCAGCGGCACCTCCTCGGAGAAGGTGCCGTCCGGCTTCACCGCGCAGAACAGCTCCAGGGCTTCGGGCTGCGCGAAGCGGGCCTTGTCCTTGCGGAAGGCCTCGTAGTCGTCCTCGCCGAAGGCCGGGGCGATGTGGACGATGCCCGTGCCGCTGTCGAGCGTGACGAAGTCCGCGCCCAGCACGCGCCACGCCTGCGCGTCCTCGCCGCCGTCCTTCAGGGGCAGCCGCGTCTCACCCGCGCGCTGGTGGTAGAGGTCGAAGGGCGGCTGGTAGCGCTGGCCCACCAGGTCGCTGCCCTTCTGGGTGGAGAGCACCGGCAGCTCCACCTTGAGCTTCTTGGCCAGCGCCTCGCGCAGCGCCGCGGCGACGATGAGCTTGCGCTCGCCCGCGTCCACGGTGACGTAGTCCACGCCCGGGTTGACGGCCGCGTACATGTTGGACGGCAGCGTCCAGGGCGTGGTCGTCCACACGACGAGCGCGGTGTCCGGCGTGTCGCGCAGCGGGAAGGCGACGTAGACGCTCGGGTCGTCCACCGTCTTGTAGCCCAGGCCCAC
This genomic window from Myxococcus hansupus contains:
- a CDS encoding glycoside hydrolase family 26 protein, which translates into the protein MKLGFQKLFRAAVWWVAVAVALPASAPAQPLTGVYRGEIYNVPHLVNAYSAWLGHDVPMGQGHQPKDSWANIENPSWQLNAWGTWVKAKAGRRLNYSVSMFPSGQGSLSQCATGAYDFRFRNLANNLANAGLQRSIIRPGWEFSGSWMPWYSGNGQQANFAACFRRIVTAMRTAQPNAGFEFDWNPNYDISASDLAATYPGDAYVDYIGFDLYDQGWNGRYPIPSGCTGTCQQNRWQQNWDIQFAPALAKFRNFAAPRGKRLSVPEWGVNDAATMGGGDNTYFVQQMLSFIFDPANNVGYHSYFDYQAPDGLHQLSNVDNAGGHTFQTQFPNAAALFRNFYANLPTAGTLSTSRATVTPSTVTRGQGFQVSGSVTSPTAQTLIVKYEIRTAASPFTLVAEQFFSQAFTAGQTRTFTPALVIPTSRPAGTYRVDTLVYTSNWSQTLLYRNDTTFTAN
- the ileS gene encoding isoleucine--tRNA ligase, whose protein sequence is MPETPPSLFDAVPAEMDFPSEERRVQAFWKDRRIFERSLEAREGAPSFVFYEGPPTANGLPHNGHVLTRVIKDLFPRYKTMTGHYVPRKAGWDTHGLPVEVEVEKELRIHGKAEIERYGVEPFTERCIESVFRYTSEWERLTERIGFWVDLNQAYVTYHRPFVESVWWALSELHRKGLLYQGHKVVWWWPQGGTALSAAEVGLGYKTVDDPSVYVAFPLRDTPDTALVVWTTTPWTLPSNMYAAVNPGVDYVTVDAGERKLIVAAALREALAKKLKVELPVLSTQKGSDLVGQRYQPPFDLYHQRAGETRLPLKDGGEDAQAWRVLGADFVTLDSGTGIVHIAPAFGEDDYEAFRKDKARFAQPEALELFCAVKPDGTFSEEVPLVAGRFVKEADKDIQRHLKERGLVLFTEQYKHEYPFCWRADDDPLIQFARPAWYIRTTSVKDQAIANNRAVNWVPEHIKEGRFGDFLANNVDWALSRERYWGTPLPLWIHSETGEVEAVPSLQALREKPGNNVAEVEAELNAFLAGKPHEANAQHLIVHKPWVDKITFEKPGSSGRFQRVPEVVDVWFDSGCMPFAQWGFPHAPGSQEIFNRAFPADFISEAIDQTRGWFYSLLMVSTLLFDEETQARIGLTPQRNWPRPYKSCIVLGHVSDKEGRKESKSKGNYTPPEIILDEVRMDFAVLTAAEAGVPGEPGVALIAREDLEGLDIQEGAKVQLFRPDRPEVSVTATVKVHKKLKRRVVLLAPAELQTLGVAPSARGANVMPVEVPRLAPSERVVVKDPAAKAPGADAFRWFFYAASPTWSNTRHSLGNVRLLQKDFQVKLRNVYSFFTIYANIDGFNPAAGNADATDAPWEAVRRSQGWREVKARPVLDRWILSEVHLTLRDVTRALETYQVYDAAQRMVALVDALSNWYLRRSRSRFWAPGFEQDKQDAYFTLYEALTTITALAAPFIPFFTDDMWGNLVRKPWPTTQPESVHLAGFPTVNAALIDEGLAAEMGAVRDLVSLGLKVRTDNRLKVRQPLARADVILARKELTERVAVYRDLIADELNVHEVRFVEPGSDEANVVRFRVRPNLRAVGGRLGPKLAPVRKAFDTGDGAALHRELLQTGRVALTVAGEDLVFTGEELETLVEANPGYAAAGMGVGVVVLHTELTESLVDEGLVRELLARVQGARKDMELGYTDRIQVWVDGDARVKRVTDEARELIARETLASSILVGPEGLTGQEEEVSINGLPARIRVERA
- the mxcH gene encoding TonB-dependent siderophore myxochelin receptor MxcH encodes the protein MFSAFTSFALLLSAAPAEPASAAPPPPSETAPAQVQPPSRIDSVTVPYPEVELAAGREADVVLRLTIDEHGVVTEADVVQSAGEAFDAAIRTAAFDFRFEPARVGGEAVACQIELLHAFRLGADEAPPEPEPVAEPPPEEAAPAESAPPDTKTMETTVSGRSEAERMRQSAEAVRVVSTTRARARSADMGQVLAAQEGVEVRRSGGLGSTIRFSLNGLTDDQIRFFLDGVPLDLSGYPFGFANVPVNLVDSIQIYRGVVPARFGADALGGAVNLTSAPIQDGVHGAASLQGGAFGTYRLTLGGSYRPSSGGFFARAHLFADTTRNDYRVDVQTADDTGQIRPATVSRFHDGYQALGGGLEAGFEQLGWADRVTLRAFGSGYDKDLQHNLVMSGGPFGEARYGATALGTQLLYEKALGDTVRVDALAGYAWQATDFQDTSQWVYDWFGNRVRERTQPGELGGDATDQTLWQQSFYGRANASWALSPAQTLRLAIAPTLTRRTGEQRRLASPSDVDPLSADRNILTAVTGLEYQLNAFNDAVELIVFAKDYLYAARAQQLLPTRQWQSKDRTLNQLGGGAALRLRVAEPVYLKVSYERATRLPRMDELFGNGVLVRENLDLAPETSHNVNAGLATAPLRTGLGVFRGELTGFARLAQDLILLSGRDRDWRYQNVYGARALGIEGAAGWSSPAGWFHLDANATFQDIRNTSGQGTFGAFENQRLPNRPWFFLNATARLSLRGVATAEDELSPFWTARYVHGFFRNWGGLGAVGTKETIDNQFAQAAGVGYRVRLQGFSLGLSTELDNVTNARLFDFFGVQRPGRSGWLKATVEY